The genome window AGGACCTGGCAGCAGATCGCGTACGTGTGGTTGCGGGTCATGGACATGCAAATCGCGTCCCGCTGCTGCGGCTTTCTGACGATACTCTGGGTGGACATGTAGGGGTTGACTGTGTCCACAAGCGCGGGGGGCTCAAAGTAATCGTTGGTGATGAAGAAGGTTGGAACGGGTAGTCCCGCGAGCTTTGCCTTTTCCAGGAAAAGCGGGACCACGTACGCGTCGAGGGTATCCTTGCAAGCCGGGTAGACCTTCTTGCCGGCGTTCTCAAGGTCCTGGGAATCGTAATAGGGCGATGTTAGATAGTCGTATTCGCCTGCCAGGTTAACGTATGCCGATTCGCTTTCCAGATAGGCGATGCGACGCTGCTGCCTCTGGGCCGTTGGTGTCTGCGGAAGGGTCCGTGGACTCATAAGATTACGGGCGGTGTGCCGGAAAGTCCTTTCTGCCGGATCGGCGCCAGTCCATCAAAAGTGCCACAGAATTCTACCACTGAATCGGCGCCAAGGATAAGGGTTGTGACCTGGGCGGAGGTTGACAATTCATGGCTCAAGCAATACAGTGTTGTTGCAACTGGTTGCAGGAGCGGACGATGAGTTGTGAAAATGAGACGCGACATGCCCTGAGGGAGTCCGGTCACAGGCTTACTCCGCAACGCCTGTTGATCCTCTCCGCCCTACGGCATACCGGTGGGCACTTGACCGCGGCCCAGATCTACGACAACGTCCGGGAAACGTACGCGCTCATCGACGTGTCCACCGTTTACCGCACTCTCAGCGCGCTGAAGGACCTGCGGCTGGTGTCTGAGACGAATATGACGGGAGGGGAAGCGGTCTACGAGTGGCTGGACCACACACGGCACCATCACCTGGTGTGCAGGGAGTGCAGAGGCCTGACTTTGCTGGACCATGAGATGATGGAGGGGCTGAGGGAGAGGATTATGGCTGACCATTCGTTCAGTGCAGACATCGACCACTTCGCCATCGTCGGCCTCTGCAAAGGGTGCCGGGAGAAGAAGACACAGGAGTGAGAAAAGGATTCGCATATGGACATGAGCTCCGGAGCCTTCGCTGCCCTCGCGCTGGGTCTTCTTCTCGGGCTGAAGCACGCTACCGACGCCGACCACGTGGTGGCCGTCTCAACGATCGTGAGCCAGACTCGAAACGCGTGGAAGAGCATCTGGATCGGGGGGTCATGGGGGCTCGGGCACACTGCGCCGCTGATCGTCCTGGGCGTGATCATTCTCCTGCTGAAAGAGTCCGTCCTGGACCGGTACGAAGCTGTTGCGCCGGTCTTTGAATTTGGTGTTGGAATCATGCTGGTGCTGCTCGGTATCCAGGTGTTCCTGAACCTGAGGAAGGGCAGGCTGCACATGCATGAGCACGAGCACGACGAATCGCACCACGTCCACGTGCACTCCACCCACGGTGAGGCCGCGCCGCCGCATGTAGAAGAGCGCCACGGCATATTCCAGCTCACGGGCCGTCCCACCTTCCGGATGAAGTCGTTCGTCGTGGGGATAGTGCACGGGCTGGCGGGGAGCGCGGCGGTAATGCTGGCGCTGCTGCCGGAGGTGTCGTCGTTCGCGGTAGGGGTAGGATACCTGGTGCTGTTCGGGGTGGGCACGGTGCTATCGATGTCCATCATTACCATCGTCCTGGCCGTGCCGTTCGCGTTGACAGGCGCGTTCAACAAGGTAAACAGGGCCATATCAGGAGTGTCCGCAGCGGCCAGCGT of SAR202 cluster bacterium contains these proteins:
- a CDS encoding transcriptional repressor; its protein translation is MAQAIQCCCNWLQERTMSCENETRHALRESGHRLTPQRLLILSALRHTGGHLTAAQIYDNVRETYALIDVSTVYRTLSALKDLRLVSETNMTGGEAVYEWLDHTRHHHLVCRECRGLTLLDHEMMEGLRERIMADHSFSADIDHFAIVGLCKGCREKKTQE